The Besnoitia besnoiti strain Bb-Ger1 chromosome IV, whole genome shotgun sequence genome contains a region encoding:
- a CDS encoding hypothetical protein (encoded by transcript BESB_052050) — MSAWCSPGGAGSVVIPEHRRRRSDRPTTGGAAVAKATLDALSLWADELKSLVEMTAYGLRDAADEMGIGEGTVRAVHDVYSDLKSRIEDGASALGIDTAVSKAQSTLTQAAEASRLAVAEIQREVRGFLEDSEVVDLTGASATTEVRREQNPLLSSSPGHNADVPEAVSDNQREHDVQETNGEIDAGSSQGQE, encoded by the coding sequence ATGTCTGCCTGGTGCTCTCCCGGGGGAGCCGGCTCAGTAGTGATCCCTGAGCATCGCCGAAGACGCTCGGATAGGCCCACGACAGGCGGTGCTGCGGTGGCAAAGGCAACGCTGGACGCCCTCTCACTGTGGGCTGATGAGCTGAAGAGCCTCGTGGAGATGACAGCATACGGCTTGCGGGATGCTGCAGACGAAATGGGTATTGGAGAAGGGACTGTCAGGGCAGTTCACGACGTGTACTCAGACCTTAAAAGCCGGATAGAGGATGGAGCGTCAGCGCTTGGAATAGACACGGCGGTCAGCAAAGCACAAAGCACGCTGACGCAGGCTGCTGAGGCATCAAGACTTGCTGTAGCGGAAATACAACGAGAGGTCCGTGGCTTCTTAGAGGACTCGGAAGTCGTGGACCTTACGGGCGCATCAGCTACCACCGAAGTGCGCAGGGAGCAAAATCCACTGCTCTCATCTAGCCCTGGACACAACGCAGATGTCCCAGAAGCGGTCAGCGATAACCAACGGGAACACGACGTGCAGGAGACGAACGGTGAGATTGATGCAGGAAGCAGCCAAGGCCAGGAGTGA
- a CDS encoding ck2 beta subunit (encoded by transcript BESB_052060) gives MQQKSERGDGSPGAARAATGTAGSHSSSEEFESEEQEFSDMTGTSELEDMSWVEWFCTLKGNELFVVVDEDFIRDDFNLTGLASQVPLFEEALDIVLDNEQSEEEEDEEEQRKSAMAEQAAELLYGLVHARFLATARGLQLLQQKYAQKQFGVCPNSACEGWALLPTALTDTPNKHTAKVFCAKCCELYNPPKGSRLNYLDGAYFGTSIAQIFYMQFPFLLPPPRAASASPTPYYVPTVYGFKVSPQVKTRLRLQQVPRVIQQAQQRADEERQALLGSPSAAAAAAGISVAAVAESGAALTVPEERR, from the exons ATGCAGCaaaagagcgagagaggcgatgGCAgcccgggcgccgcgcgcgcagccaccGGCACAGCTGGCTCCCACTCTAGCAGCGAAGAGTTTGAGAGCGAAGAACAGGAATTTTCTGATATGACCGGAACTAGCGAGTTGGAAGAC ATGAGCTGGGTCGAGTGGTTCTGTACGCTGAAAGGCAACGAACTGTTTGTCGTCGTCGACGAGGACTTCATTCGAGACGACTTCAACCTCACAG GGCTCGCGAGTCAAGTTCCGCTTTTCGAGGAGGCTCTCGACATCGTGCTGGACAATGAGCAgtctgaggaagaagaagacgaagaggagcaGCGGAAGTCTGCAATGGCTGAGCAGGCTGCAGAGCTCCTCTACGGCCTCGTTCACGCGCGCTTCTTAGCCACAGCGAG aggtttgcagctgctgcagcagaaatACGCGCAGAAGCAGTTCGGCGTCTGTCCGAACAGCGCATGCGAGGGCTGGGCTCTCTTGCCGACGGCGTTGACTGACACGCCCAACAAACACACCGCTAAAGTCTTCTGCGCCAAGTGCTGC GAGCTTTACAACCCGCCGAAGGGTAGCCGGCTGAACTACTTGGACGGCGCGTACTTCGGGACCTCCATCGCCCAGATTTTCTACATGCAGTTTCCGTTCCTcttgccgcctcctcgcgcggcgagtgcTTCGCCGACGCCATACTACGTCCCCACGGTCTACGGCTTCAAAGTGTCTCCGCAAGTCAAGACGCGCCTGAGGCTTCAACAAGTCCCCCGGGTGAttcagcaggcgcagcagcgggccgatgaagagagacaggctcTCCTGGGCAGccccagcgccgcagccgccgccgccggaatCTCCGtagccgcggtcgccgaaagcggcgccgcccttaCGGTTCCAGAAGAGAGACGATGA
- a CDS encoding hypothetical protein (encoded by transcript BESB_052070), which translates to MSPSEAAEEQLTGAGMHSEREPSPQPASEESPSASPGLALKRAAASFLLSSLEEKTSSASSPSLRSPPLSLPHPTSSSAAAPFASPPASASSSSVSSARGVLARRYLMPIPKRAETTGAMRKVAGPASHGSAGRDAYHRQHTGATRPWMWAAASLSCLACLLVWLLHRMRLHRVAVRLQKKIGSCFPPPVVYAYGRLFTFFPLSASCGWLALLFPQLALLCRVLLHLYEVACLHWFWALMFDLLGGPDSALLVVNSSPEKETRFLYGARPARAEATAEATAAADAPAARRHAMWLLLSRAVLDRLPRPKERCIGDGECLILACGGEGGGDTKEKQDAEEPGQEAAARRRRGEDNAREEGPSEHAQAGTGSRDAKDARTCQGEGEERVGEREENVEDIPREKEGEDSSSSTTTATTPRYALAGAGTGEPFASAQRGNREGVEREGQSERDEDEGDKAAQPRSCAAGDSQGSETGPRRQSERERQPERLLQERRRTSPSIRSKTGAGRSGQQSPTSEAEGRCADVEKGREREGETASEKDEAEGGGESQYSGAPLRRIWCVPPLCCFAARSKKREFRARDIRLSFLCLLPYTFLSCAVTVLSSLVPSTLFLVRASSASPREPPCAGTSCLLAGANATVEAPGASRAEEATWLRSTAMEVAVQETLQQAAVFSVMLAMWGIGAVYFATRRVLKGFNLGLKFTCIKILVLIIQAAEVAAKFRRRPAPVEPPPDAPGGAPLFPFSADADASEEGAYLELHHSLFDFILTLVALPVTLLALRTFDPCELYRLEERSPAFGGLVPLRPSGAAAPKRGNGDEGQGKGHEATQDALFAAHASDRLHVGRVTAK; encoded by the exons atGTCTCCATCTGAGGCGGCTGAGGAGCAGCTGACAGGCGCCGGCATGCACTCGGAGAGAGAACCCAGCCCCCAACCTGCCTCCGAAGAGtctccctctgcctctccgggGCTCGCTTTgaagcgcgccgctgcgtcctttcttctctcgtcactggaagaaaaaacatcttccgcgtcttcacCCTCTCTccggtcgcctccgctgtctctcccgcACCCcacctcctcttctgccgcaGCTCCGTTTGCGTCACCGCCCGCCAGTGCCTCCTCCAGCTCGGTCTCCAGCGCTAGAGGcgttctcgctcgccgctaCTTGATGCCGATCCCGAAGCGAGCGGAAACCACCGGCGCGATGCGGAAGGTGGCGGGGCCGGCGAGCCACGGGTCTGCGGGCAGAGATGCCTATCACCGTCAGCACACTGGAGCTACGCGACCTTGGATGTG ggctgcggcctcgctctcgtgcCTCGCCTGTCTGCTCGTGTGGCTGCTGCACCGCATGCGGCTCCACAGAGTTGCCGTCAGACTTCAGAAAAAAATTGGGAGTTGTTTTCCTCCGCCTGTTGTCTACGCCTACGGCCGCCTCTTCACGTTCttcccgctctctgcgtcttgcgGCTG GCTGGCGCTTCTCTTTCCGCAGCTCGCACTCCTCTGTCGCGTGTTGTTGCACCTCTACGAGGTCGCCTGTCTCCATTGGTTTTGGGCGCTGATGTTCGACTTGCTGGGGGGCCCTGACAGCGCCTTGTTGGTCGTTAACTCTTCGCCTGAGAAAGAGACGAGATTCTTGTATGGCGCACGgccagcgcgcgcagaggcgactgcagaggcgaccgcagcggcggacgcgccggctGCAAGGCGGCACGCGATGTGGTTGTTGCTGAGCCGCGCCGTTTTGGACAGGTTGCCCCGGCCGAAGGAGAGGTGCATAGGGGACGGCGAGTGTCTCATCCTGgcgtgcggcggagaaggcggaggcgacacgaaggagaagcaggacgccgaagagccaggccaggaggcagctgcgaggcgacggcgaggagaggacaacgcgcgcgaagaagggccTAGCGAGCACGCGCAAGCCGGAACAGGCAGCAGAGATgcgaaggacgcgcgcaCGTGtcagggagaaggagaagaacgagtcggagaaagagaggagaacgTGGAAGACATaccgagagaaaaagaaggagaggactCTTCTTCGTCCACGACCACAGCGACAACGCCGCGTTACGCGCTCGCGGGGGCGGGCACCGGGGAgcccttcgcgtccgcgcagcgaggaaaTAGAGAGGGAGtagagagagaagggcagagtgagcgagacgaagacgagggcgacaagGCAGCCCAGCCTcggagctgcgcagcaggaGACTCTCAGGGGAGCGAAACcggcccgcggcggcagagcgagcgagagaggcaacccgagcgcctgctgcaggaaAGGAGACGCACCAGCCCGTCCATTAGAAGCAAAACGGGGGCGGGGCGGTCCGGTCAGCAGTCCCCTACCtcagaggcggaggggcgaTGCGCAGACGTAGagaaaggcagagagagagagggggaaaCAGCTagcgagaaggacgaagcggaaggaggcggagagtcTCAATATTCAGGAGCGCCACTTCGGCGCATTTGGTGTGtgccgccgctctgctgcttcgccgcgagaTCCAAAAAGCGCGAATTTCGAGCG cgcgacaTCCGCCTCAGCTTTCTCTGCCTGCTTCCCTACACCTTCCTCAGCTGCGCGGTGACAGTCCTTTCCTCTCTGGTGCCATCGACACTGTTCCTGGTCcgtgcgtcctccgcgtcgccccgcgAGCCCCCCTGCGCGGGGACTagctgcctcctcgcaggcgcgaacgcgacggtggaggcgcccggcgcgagccgcgcggaggaggctaCCTGGCTGCGCTCGACGGCGATGGAGGTCGCGGTCCAGGagactctgcagcaggccgcggtCTTCTCAGTCATGCTTGCCATGTGGGGAATCGGCGCGGTCTACTTCGCCACGCGCAGAGTCCTGAAGGGATTCAATCTCG GGCTGAAGTTCACATGCATAAAGATCCTCGTGTTGATCATCCAAGCGGCGGAGGTCGCCGCGAAGTTCCGCCGCAGACCCGCGCCAGTGGAGCCCCCCCCCGacgcgcccggcggcgctcccCTGTTTCCGttctctgcagacgcagacgcgagcgaagaaggcgcctaCCTCGAGCTGCACCACTCGCTGTTTGACTTCATTCTGACGCTGGTGGCGCTGCCCGTcacgctgctggcgctgcgcacaTTTGACCCCTGCGAGCTCTATCGCCTCGAGGAGCGCAGCCCCGCGTTTGGTGGCTTGGTCCCACTCCGCCCgagcggagccgcggcgccgaagcgagGGAACGGGGACGAAGGCCAGGGGAAGGGACACGAGGCGACCCAGGACGCGCTGTTCGCCGCACACGCGAGTGACAGACTGCATGTAGGGCGAGTCACAGCCAAGTGA
- a CDS encoding hypothetical protein (encoded by transcript BESB_052080) — MHSLRRGVSVPSRLLPRRDSWLSLAPFAGQNNAAAWRKLRDGAQEVQTVIDRHVTTKTQPIDWTKWESQIAHKDILQCLKSFYTSQMQILDQTAGALKKAGNPAACEVAAKGWALYDNALQACAKSVEKSEELLANGARALWVSCNNPPVWKVDTNEWLDSDQYWQAFVEKHHFYSQYQPGVADPEATQEVEAFKHSWHSRMSKFNDRSDTPMLYAYMDELPSWEYYDLHRSAFLEHMTYYLVRTGGDFRFFPEMPPWQWLAHIENLRYKLLSVAQSRRAHLQLTNLERERALDFLPVDVEHHGEEYTQKFLQTETEMFQACAARLMGNYMFLCDPFIPVQSVEALEEVAKVAGGKGSLFSLGDDVNALFFLPDQEKREVARPTEAVQTLMNHLKKTDRSFNPSYTALLGIHAEVLEERGEHWLAAPGECVSQAFLRRLRTDDPAYEVYCSYFTEMYERFASAKEVSLADGRKLLKDIHAKAQEEERAYAIALQSMGSTELAQRAREGAEKLKALQAAQEQLQGKAGQA, encoded by the exons ATGCACTCTCTCCGAAG aggcgtgAGCGTTCCTTCGCGGCTGCTCCCGCGGCGGGACAGCTGGCTGTCGCTGGCGCCGTTTGCTGGACAGAACAACGCAGCTGCGTGGCGCAAGCTCCGCGATGGCGCCCAGGAGGTCCAGACGGTGATTGACCGCCATGTGACCACCAAGACTCAGCCGATCGACTGGACGAAGTGGGAGAGCCAAATCGCGCACAAAGACATCCTGCAATG CTTGAAGTCGTTCTACACGAGCCAGATGCAGATTCTGGATCAGACCGCGGGAGCGCTGAAGAAGGCCGGCAATCCAGCTGCCTGCGAGGTCGCGGCTAAGGGCTGGGCGCTGTACGACAACGCACTTCAGGCCTGCGCCAAGTCCGTGGAGAAGTCCGAGGAGCTGCTCGCGaacggcgcccgcgcgctctGGGTCTCGTGCAACAACCCGCCCGTCTGGAAGGTCGACACCAACGAG tgGCTGGACAGCGACCAGTACTGGCAGGCATTCGTCGAGAAGCACCACTTCTACTCGCAGTACCAGCCGGGCGTCGCGGACCCCGAGGCCACGCAGGAAGTCGAGGCCTTCAAGCACTCGTGGCACTCGCGCATGAGCAAGTTCAACGACCGCAGCGACACTCCGATGCTCTACGCCTACATGGACGAGCTGCCCTCATGGGAGTACTACGACCTTCACAG gagcgccttcctcgagcACATGACCTACTACCTCGTGCGTACCGGAGGCgacttccgcttcttccctgAGATGCCGCCCTGGCAGTGGCTGGCGCACATCGAGAACCTCCGCTACAAGCTGCTCTCTGTG GCccagagccgccgcgcgcatctGCAGCTGACGAACCTGGAGCGGGAGCGGGCGCTGGACTTCTTGCCGGTCGACGTGGAGCACCACGGCGAGGAGTACACGCAGAAATTCCTGCAGACCGAGACGGAGATGTTCCAGGCGTGTGCCGCGCGCCTCATGGGCAACTACATGTTCCTCTGCGACCCGTTCATCCCGGTCCAGAGTGTggaggccctcgaggagGTCGCCAAAGTCGCTGGCGGAAAGggctcgctcttctcgctcggcgacgacgtgaacgccctcttcttcctccccgACCAGGAGAAACGCGAAGTCGCCCGCCCGACGGAAGCCGTGCAAACGCTGATG AACCACCTCAAGAAGACCGACAGAAGCTTCAATCCGTCCTACACCGCGCTGCTGGGCATCCACGCTGAGGTCctcgaagagagaggcgagcacTG GCTGGCGGCCCCCGGCGAGTGCGTCTCTCAGGCGTtcctgcggcggctccgcaCGGACGATCCCGCGTACGAGGTGTACTGCTCGTATTTCACCGAAATGTATGAGCGCTTTGCCTCTGCGAAGGAAGTCTCGCTCGCGGACGGCCGCAAGCTCTTGAAGGACATCCACGCGAAGGCccaggaggaagagcgcgcgTACGCCATTGCTCTTCAAAGCATGGGCAGCACCGAgctcgcgcagagagccagagagggcgcggagaaacTCAAGGCCCTTCAAGCTGCTCAGGAACAGCTCCAAGGGAAGGCCGGACAGGCTTAA
- a CDS encoding putative N6-adenosine-methyltransferase (encoded by transcript BESB_052090), whose amino-acid sequence MSCPPGDVPPTEGCVSPPPDSARCTDTPEAQVPGSGQRGGFRGGRGAFRGGRGGFQMVYNVNVFQHSARKRGRGGPLGGGGGDDGFIPPPPDDGNGFAPPPPSPVVLHPPGPLNSGLGGGGDGDALAGGMQNAAYHQQGGGGNTFGMPHRHPPGLVGGPAPGAGVHTPGDMMGGGGQRVVPPPPPPPPPPPPPMSDGGHFSGDGGMGSGAHGGVMNGENFFEYADDHATSTNIAVRGRARLMNDYTQHFVDVGERPQNFIRDCEEDKRFLEYPKLERLMKLKRQVLERRNTPSLCIQANLHHFDWSILGGVKFDVILIDPPWKEYFDRCAAIGATNEDLTPWTFDEMLQLPVEVIGETPSFCFLWCGVTHLEDARQLLQKWGYRRCEDICWLKTNKKAAQRRREQGAAHVNDVLAYKAAQLVHDENCILQRTTEHCLMGIKGTVRRSQDSHLIHANLDTDILISEEEEEVGSTRKPEELYDVIERFCLGRRRIELFGRNCNRRAGWVTVGCEFGLTTFDAKTYASYFEGDASWPEATDYLGGRYVGTTPEIEQLRPKSPTKFGGDRGGGS is encoded by the exons ATGTCCTGTCCACCGGGAGATGTGCCGCCGACGGAAggctgcgtctcgcctcctccagaTTCCGCgcggtgtacagacaccccCGAGGCGCAGGTCCCTGGATCGGGTCAGCGCGGCGGCTTTCGGGGGGGACGCGGCGCTTTTCGCGGCGGACGTGGAGGTTTCCAGATGGTTTACAATGTCAATGTTTTCCAGCACAGTGCCCGAAAGcgtggccgcggcggcccgcttggggggggagggggcgacgacggtttcattccgccgcctcccgacGACGGAAACGGTTttgctccgccgccgccgtcgccagtCGTGCTCCATCCGCCAGGGCCGCTGAACTCTGGGCTGGGTGGGGGAggtgacggcgacgcgctggccGGCGGAATGCAGAATGCTGCGTACCATCAgcaaggaggcggaggaaacaCGTTTGGGATGCCACACCGCCATCCGCctggcctcgtcggcggcccTGCACCCGGCGCAGGTGTCCACACACCCGGAGATATGatgggaggaggcggacagCGGGTagttcctccgcctccgcctccccctccgccgcctccgccgccgatgAGCGACGGCGGGCACTTTTCGGGGGACGGTGGAatgggcagcggcgcgcatgGAGGGGTGATGAACGGGGAGAATTTTTTCGAGTATGCCGATGATCATGCGACGTCCACCAACatcgccgtccgcggccgcgcgcgcctgatGAACGACTACACACAGCACTTTGTGGACGTGGgagagcggccgcagaaCTTCATCCGCGACTGCGAAGAGGACAAGCGCTTCCTTGAGTATCCGAAGCTGGAGAGGCTCATGAAGCTCAAGCGCCAAGTGCTAGAGAGGCGGAACACCCCTTCTCTGTGCATTCAG GCGAACCTCCACCACTTTGACTGGAGTATTTTGGGTGGAGTCAAGTTTGACGTCATCTTGATTGACCCTCCCTGGAAGGAATACTTTGACCGGTGCGCAGCGATCGGCGCCACCAACGAAGACCTCACGCCCTGGACGTTTGATGAAATGCTTCAG CTTCCCGTCGAGGTGATCGGCGAAACTCCGTCGTTCTGTTTCCTCTGGTGCGGAGTCACCCAcctggaggacgcgcgccagTTGCTGCAGAAA TGGGGCTACCGGCGGTGCGAAGATATCTGCTGGCTGAAGACGAACAAAAAGGCCGCCCAGCGTCGGCGCGAGCAGGGCGCGGCTCACGTCAACGACGTCCTCGCCTacaaggcggcgcagctcgtccACGATGAAAACTGCATCCTCCAGCGGACTACTGAGCACTGTCTCATGGGCATCAAAGGAACAGTTCGGCGGTCGCAG GACTCGCACTTGATTCACGCGAACCTGGACACAGATATTCTGAtaagcgaggaggaggaagaagttGGAAGCACCCGGAAACCGGAGGAGCTGTACGACGTGATTGAGCGGTTCTGTCTGGGACGACGGCGCATCGAGCTTTTTGGGCGGAACTGCAaccgccgcgctggctggGTGACGGTTGGCTGCGAGTTCGGTCTCACCACGTTCGATGCGAAAAC TTATGCGTCGTACTTTGAAGGCGACGCGTCATGgccagaggcaactgacTACTTGGGTGGCCGCTACGTGGGCACCACGCCAGAGATTGAGCAGCTCCGGCCCAAATCACCCACGAAATTCGGGGGAGATCGGGGTGGAGGCAGCTAG
- a CDS encoding enolase 2 (encoded by transcript BESB_052100) produces the protein MVAIKDITARQILDSRGNPTVEVDLLTDSGCFRAAVPSGASTGIYEALELRDKDASKFLGKGVLKAVENIHKIIKPALIGKDPCDQKGIDKLMVEELDGTKNEWGWCKSKLGANAILAVSMACCRAGAAAKGMPLYKYIATLAGNPTDKMVMPVPFFNVINGGSHAGNKVAMQEFMLAPVGASTIHEAIQIGAEVYHHLKAVIKKKYGMDATNVGDEGGFAPNISSATEALELLMEAIKVSGHEGKIKIAADVAASEFWLAEDKVYDLDFKTPNNDKSHRMSGEQLRNLYKEWSEKYPIVSIEDPFDQDDFSTYARLTSEVGEKVQIVGDDLLVTNPTRIEKALQEKACNGLLLKVNQIGTVTESIEACQLAQKNNWGVMVSHRSGETEDSFIADLVVGLRTGQIKTGAPCRSERLCKYNQLMRIEESLGADCTYAGSDFRHPK, from the exons ATGGTGGCGATCAAGGACATCACTGCCCGTCAAATCCTCG ATTCCCGCGGCAACCCGACCGTTGAGGTCGATCTGCTGACAGATAGCGGCTGCTTCCGTGCGGCCGTCCCCAGCGGTGCCTCCACCGGCATCTACGAGGCTCTCGAGCTCCGTGACAAGGATGCCAGCAAGTTCCTTGGCAAGGGTGTGCTGAAGGCTGTGGAGAACATCCACAAGATCATCAAGCCTGCGCTGATTGGCAAGGACCCGTGCGACCAGAAGGGCATCGACAAGCTCATGGTCGAGGAGCTGGACGGCACCAAGAACGAGTGGGGCTGGTGCAAGTCCAAGCTCGGCGCGAATGCCATCTTGGCCGTCTCCATGgcgtgctgccgcgccggcgccgccgcgaagggcaTGCCCCTGTACAAGTATATCGCCACCTTGGCGGGCAACCCCACCGACAAGATGGTCATGCCAGTCCCCTTCTTCAACGTCATCAACGGCGGCTCCCACGCTGGCAACAAGGTCGCCATGCAGGAGTTCATGCTCGCCCCCGTGGGCGCCAGTACCATCCACGAGGCCATCCAGATCGGCGCCGAGGTATACCACCACCTGAAGGCCGTCATCAAGAAGAAGTACGGCATGGACGCTACCAACGTTGGTGACGAAGGCGGCTTCGCCCCCAACATCAGCAGCGCCACTGAGGCTCTCGAGCTCCTCATGGAGGCCATCAAAGTGTCAGGCCACGAGGGCAAGATCAAGATCGCCGCCGACGTTGCCGCGTCCGAGTTCTGGCTCGCTGAGGACAAGGTGTACGACTTGGACTTCAAAACCCCGAACAACGACAAGTCGCATCGCATGTCCGGCGAGCAGCTCCGCAACCTCTACAAGGAGTGGTCCGAGAAGTACCCGATCGTGTCCATCGAGGACCCGTTCGACCAGGACGACTTCAGCACCTACGCCAGGCTGACCAGCGAGGTCGGCGAGAAGGTTCAGATCGTCGGCGATGACTTGCTCGTCACCAACCCGACCCGCATCGAGAAGGCCCTCCAGGAGAAGGCCTGCAACGGTCTCCTCCTCAAGGTCAACCAGATCGGCACCGTCACCGAGTCTATCGAGGCCTGCCAGCTCGCTCAGAAGAACAACTGGGGCGTTATGGTCTCCCACCGCTCCGGCGAGACTGAGGACTCCTTCATCGCTGACCTCGTTGTCGGTCTTCGCACTGGACAGATCAAGACTGGCGCCCCCTGCAGGTCTGAGCGCCTCTGCAAGTACAACCAGCTGATGCGCATCGAAGAGTCCCTCGGCGCCGACTGCACCTATGCTGGCTCTGACTTCCGCCACCCCAAGTAA